Proteins encoded within one genomic window of Hevea brasiliensis isolate MT/VB/25A 57/8 chromosome 8, ASM3005281v1, whole genome shotgun sequence:
- the LOC110634481 gene encoding uncharacterized protein At4g06744 yields MGIVSLSTKTLINTSLLFFPCFLGVICTSPPSPSLLASPPLVTKALTFIDRRLESVYPIIQIFKSIVTSDPLNVTQTWVGPDICNYTGFYCDHPPDNLSATALAAIDFNGFQLSAPSLDGFIDQLPDLAIFHANSNNFTGSISPKIASLPYFYELDLSNNNFSGNFPMAILGISSLSFLDIRFNSFTGSVPPQIFDQRLDVLFLNNNNFMQKLPDALGSTPALYLTLANNKFTGPIPRTIFNVSSTLTEILLLNNQLTGCIPYELGLLREVVLFDASNNLLTGPLPCSLGCLAKIEQLNLAGNLLYGQVPEALCALGNLANLSLSGNYFTWLGPLCRKLVKSRVLDIRKNCIHDLPEQRSFHECFFFFLYPRHCPYPAFFNFIPCKVHPPIKPPMGPKRNLISYKALSRHRM; encoded by the coding sequence ATGGGAATCGTTTCTTTAAGCACCAAAACCTTAATCAATACCTCTTTACTCTTCTTTCCATGTTTCCTTGGTGTGATTTGCACATCTCCTCCAAGTCCATCACTACTAGCATCACCTCCACTGGTAACAAAGGCTTTAACTTTCATAGATCGGAGACTCGAATCAGTATACCCTATAATCCAAATCTTCAAGAGCATTGTCACCTCAGATCCTCTTAATGTTACCCAAACATGGGTTGGCCCAGATATATGCAACTACACAGGCTTCTACTGTGATCACCCACCTGATAATCTCTCCGCCACTGCCCTAGCTGCAATTGATTTCAATGGGTTCCAGCTCTCTGCTCCGAGCCTTGATGGGTTCATTGATCAGCTCCCAGACCTTGCTATTTTTCATGCAAATTCTAACAACTTCACAGGCAGCATATCACCAAAAATTGCTAGCCTGCCATATTTTTATGAACTTGACTTAAGCAACAACAATTTCTCTGGCAATTTTCCTATGGCGATCCTTGGCATCAGTAGCCTATCTTTTTTAGACATCCGATTCAATTCCTTTACTGGGTCAGTGCCTCCTCAGATTTTTGATCAAAGACTTGACGTACTCTTCCTTAATAACAACAATTTCATGCAAAAACTCCCTGATGCCCTCGGTTCAACCCCAGCACTCTATCTCACCTTAGCTAACAACAAGTTCACAGGGCCAATCCCAAGAACCATCTTTAACGTTTCCTCAACATTAACAGAGATTTTGCTCTTGAACAACCAATTGACAGGCTGCATCCCATATGAACTTGGGCTATTGAGAGAAGTAGTCCTCTTTGATGCAAGTAACAACCTATTGACAGGTCCTTTACCGTGCTCTTTAGGATGCTTAGCCAAGATAGAACAGCTGAACCTTGCGGGAAATTTGTTGTATGGGCAGGTGCCAGAGGCTCTGTGTGCATTAGGGAACTTAGCAAATTTATCACTTTCAGGCAATTATTTCACTTGGCTAGGGCCATTGTGTAGGAAACTAGTGAAGAGTAGGGTTCTTGATATCAGGAAAAACTGTATTCATGATCTTCCAGAACAAAGGTCGTTTCACGAgtgtttttttttcttcttgtaCCCTAGGCATTGTCCATACCCTGCTTTCTTTAATTTCATTCCTTGCAAGGTTCATCCACCGATTAAACCTCCCATGGGTCCAAAGAGAAATTTAATTAGCTATAAAGCCCTTTCAAGACACAGAATGTGA
- the LOC110641223 gene encoding uncharacterized protein At4g06744-like — MLPFSWYSLARSLLYREKRSEREMGSKSCFSFFLLFAIFFHSCLIYEVAGDHHPLIGSQREALEITIGGGPAPPAENENCLPPPPPPSCLPPNILRDYDTIQNFSKAITCDPNGITRSWNRADRNVCRFDGFTCAERPDTRVLSVVAANFNGYNFGGPNLQVKDLLDQLVDLSICHANSNNFAGNLPNERELQNIKFLFELDLSNNKYTGGFPMSVIGATRLTFLDIRFNSFSGPIPRELFNLDLDVLFLNNNQFTQQLPDNIGSTPAVYLTLANNYFSGPIPSSIGSAKNLQEVLFLNNNFTGCLPYEIGFLNNSTLFDVSCNKLTGPIPHSFACLAKIQILNLATNEFYGPVPEMVCKLPYLQNLSLSGNYFTQVGPECRKLIQLKRLDVSNNCILDLPNQKSAQMCREFFSMHKQCPNEKSLNIVPCLKDYRKASTMFDQKSTFAATPPRSYDALSPQNNFRF, encoded by the coding sequence ATGTTGCCCTTTTCTTGGTATAGTCTTGCAAGGTCTCTGCTCTACAGGGAGAAAAggagtgagagagagatgggtaGCAAATCTTGCTTCTCTTTCTTTTTACTTTTCGCAATCTTTTTTCATTCATGTTTGATTTATGAGGTAGCTGGTGATCATCATCCATTGATTGGATCGCAAAGGGAAGCACTGGAGATAACCATTGGCGGTGGTCCCGCTCCTCCAGCTGAAAATGAGAATTGCctacctcctcctcctcctccttcttgTTTGCCGCCAAATATCTTAAGGGATTATGATACAATTCAGAATTTCAGTAAAGCAATTACGTGCGACCCCAACGGCATAACAAGATCATGGAACAGGGCAGACAGAAATGTCTGTAGATTTGATGGCTTTACTTGTGCTGAAAGGCCAGACACTCGTGTGCTATCTGTGGTAGCAGCAAACTTCAACGGTTACAACTTTGGTGGCCCTAACTTACAGGTAAAAGATTTACTCGATCAGTTGGTGGACTTGTCTATCTGCCACGCAAATTCCAACAATTTCGCTGGCAATTTGCCGAATGAAAGGGAATTGCAAAACATCAAATTCTTATTCGAGCTCGATCTAAGCAACAACAAGTACACGGGTGGATTCCCCATGTCAGTTATTGGTGCCACCAGATTAACCTTCTTAGACATCAGGTTCAACTCATTTTCCGGGCCAATTCCAAGAGAACTGTTCAATCTAGACCTGGACGTGCTTTTCCTCAACAACAACCAATTCACTCAGCAGCTTCCTGATAATATTGGCTCTACCCCAGCCGTATATCTCACTTTAGCTAACAACTATTTCAGTGGGCCTATTCCAAGCAGCATTGGCAGTGCCAAAAATCTACAAGAGGTACTTTTCTTGAACAACAACTTCACAGGGTGCTTGCCATACGAGATTGGTTTCTTGAATAATTCCACTTTGTTTGATGTGAGCTGCAACAAGCTGACGGGCCCAATACCACACTCATTTGCCTGCTTGGCAAAGATACAGATCCTGAACTTGGCCACGAATGAGTTTTACGGGCCAGTGCCGGAGATGGTGTGCAAACTACCATATCTGCAAAACTTGTCCTTGTCAGGGAACTATTTCACTCAGGTTGGACCTGAATGCAGGAAGTTGATTCAGTTGAAGAGGCTTGATGTTAGCAACAACTGCATTTTAGACCTTCCAAATCAGAAATCAGCACAAATGTGTAGAGAATTCTTCTCCATGCACAAGCAATGTCCTAATGAGAAGTCACTCAATATTGTTCCTTGTTTGAAGGACTACCGCAAAGCATCGACCATGTTTGATCAAAAATCAACTTTTGCAGCTACACCACCTAGATCATATGATGCTCTGTCACCGCAAAATAATTTccgattttaa
- the LOC110641225 gene encoding uncharacterized protein At4g06744-like, which yields MRRNSCYILFLFFTFTFHFCLIFEVAGERDPLIGSQRESLETIIGGGGYTAAPPPEIEDCPAPPPPPEPVCPPPRQHPLPPSPPPPRPPEPPKLPPNILRDYDTIQKFSKKITIDPKGITRSWNRADKNVCRFVGFQCDYRPDTGVLSVAAANFNGCNFSGPNFQLKDLLDQLVDLSIFHANSNNFAGILPNEMEFQSIKFLFELDLSNNKYTGGFPMSVLGATSLTFLDIRFNSFSGPIPRELFNLDLDVLFLNNNQFTQQLPDNIGSTPALYLTFANNHFTRPIPSSIGRAKNLLEVLFLNNNLTGCLPYKIGFLNESTVFDVSCNKLTGPIPHSFACLTKIEILNLATNEFYGPVPEMVCKLPNLQNLSLYGNYFTLVGPECRKLIQLKRLDVGKNCILNLPNQRTAEQCREFFSKHRKCPNEKSLSIIPCSKNYRSTAAKFDQQSTVSAPPPKSYDALSPQNKLRF from the coding sequence ATGAGAAGGAATTCTTGCTATATTTTGTTTCTATTTTTCACATTcacttttcatttttgtttgatttttgagGTAGCTGGTGAACGTGATCCGCTGATTGGATCACAAAGGGAATCGTTGGAGACAATCATTGGCGGCGGTGGCTATACTGCTGCTCCTCCTCCTGAAATTGAGGATTGCCCAGCGCCTCCACCCCCCCCAGAACCCGTCTGTCCCCCACCACGGCAACATCCACTACCCCCATCACCTCCTCCTCCACGTCCACCCGAACCACCAAAGCTACCACCAAATATATTAAGGGATTATGATACAATTCAGAAATTCAGCAAGAAAATTACTATCGATCCCAAGGGCATAACAAGATCATGGAATAGGGCGGACAAAAATGTCTGTAGATTTGTTGGATTTCAATGTGATTACAGGCCTGACACTGGTGTGCTATCTGTGGCGGCAGCAAACTTCAACGGTTGCAACTTTAGTGGCCCTAACTTTCAGTTAAAAGATTTACTCGATCAGTTGGTGGACTTGTCTATCTTCCACGCAAATTCTAACAATTTCGCTGGCATTTTGCCGAATGAAATGGAATTTCAAAGCATCAAATTCTTATTCGAGCTCGATCTAAGCAACAACAAGTACACGGGTGGATTCCCTATGTCAGTTCTTGGTGCCACCAGCTTAACCTTCTTAGACATCAGGTTCAACTCATTTTCCGGGCCAATTCCAAGAGAACTGTTCAATCTAGACCTAGACGTGCTTTTCCTCAACAACAATCAATTCACTCAACAGCTTCCTGATAATATTGGCTCTACCCCAGCCTTATATCTCACATTCGCTAACAACCACTTCACTAGGCCTATTCCAAGCAGCATAGGCAGAGCTAAAAATCTATTAGAGGTGCTTTTCTTGAACAACAACTTGACAGGGTGCTTGCCATACAAGATTGGTTTCTTGAATGAGTCCACCGTGTTCGATGTAAGCTGCAACAAGCTGACTGGCCCAATACCACACTCATTTGCCTGCTTGACAAAGATAGAGATCCTGAACTTGGCCACGAATGAGTTTTACGGGCCAGTGCCGGAGATGGTGTGCAAGCTCCCAAATCTGCAAAACTTGTCATTGTACGGCAACTATTTCACTCTGGTCGGACCTGAGTGCAGGAAGTTGATTCAGTTGAAGAGGCTTGACGTTGGAAAGAACTGCATTTTAAATCTTCCAAATCAGAGAACAGCAGAACAGTGTAGAGAATTCTTCTCCAAGCACAGGAAATGTCCTAATGAGAAGTCACTCTCAATTATTCCTTGCAGTAAGAACTATCGCAGCACAGCTGCAAAGTTTGATCAGCAATCAACAGTTTCAGCTCCACCACCTAAATCATATGATGCTCTTTCACCACAAAATAAGTTGCGATTTTAA